ATGCAGCACCTCACGGCAAACCGTGAATTTCACGAATTGTCTTGAATCCTGCTACCAGATATGTTATATTTAAGACACAAAAAGAGAACAACCGCCCACAAGGTGGGTTGACCTCAATGTATGATTCTGAAAAATCCACTCCATCGCTCGCCAAAGTTCCGGGGTGGTTTTTCTATGCCTTAAAACATTATCTGATAAACGTAAAAACGAATGTCAGCAATGCAAGAATGAACATGCCAAAAGCCATAAGGTCTTTAAAATCAAAATGATTATTGTTCATCAGCATCACCCCCATTCTATGTAAGAATAGAGGTCTGCCACCCTGTAACACGATTGTTCCACCCAAAGTATAACATGGCAATAATTGACATGCAATCATTTTCCCATTTGGTACTTTTTTGATACTTTTCTTGCTTTTCTTGTCTTTTCATGCTATACTATCACCCGTTACAAAACCCGAAAAAACAAGGTCTTACAAGGGTTTCGCCGATTTCCGGCGTAAAATGAATCGTGTGTTCGTGACCTTCCACACGTAAAACAAAACTAAAGGAGAACAGAATAATGAAAAACTCAAACTCAAAAGTGCTTTATTTGGCACAGGCAGCTATGATTGCTGCGATTTATGTTGTATTGACAGTACTTGGTGCATCTCTTGCATTTGGAGAAGTGCAGATTCGCTTTGCCGAAGCTCTCACTATTCTTCCTGCATTTACACCAGCTGCAATCCCAGGACTTTTTATCGGATGTCTGCTCGGCAACATCCTTGGCGGTGCAATCGTTCCGGATATCATATTCGGAAGCCTTGCTACATTGATCGGAGCTTTCTTTACCTGGCAGCTCAGAAACAAGAGTAAATATCTTGCTCCAGTTCCACCGATCGTAGCAAACATTATCGTTGTACCATTCGTATTAAAATACGGATATCAAGTACCTCTTCCGATACCATTTATGATGTTAACAGTCGGTGTCGGCGAAGTTATTTCCGCCGGTGTACTCGGTCTTATCGTATATGGAGCACTTAACAAATATAAGGGTATTATCTTTAAGAAAGCTTTATAGATTAGGAAAACACTTTCCTAATCTATAAAAATAACGGATTGGATATGTGAAACGAAATGCTTCACGTATCCAATCCGTTTTATCTTTTATGCTGAAAATTTTCAGTTATTAAAAACTTCCGCCACATCCACCATGACTTGATCCAGACGAACTTGTATGTGTAGAACTTCCTGAAGAGCTGCTAGAATCCTCTTTTGGAAGAGCACGCTGAGTTACATATGTTCTTACCATCTGATCATGACTGTTATATACATTCAAGCTTCCTGCCACTGCATAGTCGGATGCTGTCTGACTTTCACGAACTGTAATAAGTTTTCCTTTTTCAATACTACCCCATATAAATGCTAGTAAAAATGCCGCTGCAACTGCTCCTATATACCATAGGATTGATAATGGTTCTTTTGGAAGATTTCCAGTATCATATGGCTCTCCAATTTCAGCCTGAGCCATAAAATCATCACACAAATCTGCAAATGTATTGAAAGCCTCTGCATAGTCGCCTTCGCTCAATGACGGCTTGAACTGTTCTTGCATGTAATTAAGACCTGCATCTGTGAATATGCTTATACATTCTCCACCGGTTGACATATGCCATTTACGGTCATCCATTGCAACCAACAGAAGAATTCCGCCATTCCTTCCACTTACTCCATATCCGTTCATGTCATAATAATCATCGGCGTATGCTTCTGCTGTTTTTCCCTCCAGTGAATTAACGGTGAGTACAACAACATCTTCACCCCAATAATCACTTATCGTACTTAATTTTGTTTCCAGTTCTTTCTGCTCTTCTTCACTCATCAAGTTTGCTTCGTCTTTTACATAATACATGTCATCTGTCGATTCTGCCTTTACTGCAATCGGCATCAGAAGCAGGAGCAGAGACAGAAATGACAGTAATATTCTTTTTGTTCTTATTTTCATCATTCATCTCTCCCCTTCCCTTAGAATAAAAGCCATAAAATTGCAAGGAAAACTACTGAAAAAATTCCGCCTCGCATCAACAATGTCAGTCGAAACGCTTTTTTATCTAACGGAAGATTTCCTGTCAGCTTACCCGTCTGTCCATTCATAGCAAATACAAATTTTTCATTATGCCAAGTTGTATTCAATATCCAAACCGGATACAATGCATACTGATAACTTGCTTCCGGAAATTGGAAATTCCCGCCCAACTGCTTCACACTTGCGTATCCTGTCACTGTTTTTCGTAAATTGTTTGATATTGCCTGTTTCATACGTTCTTCTGCACGCTGCATACGTTCTTCTTTATCTACGTCATAACGATCTGCAACATATCCTGCCAGATAAGCTGACTGAAATGGCACAGCATCTTGATAGTTAAATGGCTCTATAGATTCCATCAAGACGTCATCCATCTTTTTGGACGCATCTGCGGGAACATGGCTAAATGTCTCTGTTCCTCCACGTACAGCATTATATATTTCATGTTCCGTATATTCAGTATCACCATCATCCCAGATTTTGATATTCTCTGCTTCATATGTGATATCCGCCTGTACAGATGCATCAAAGAGCCAGAATGGAACATAAACACCTTTAATTTCGTCGATATGATTTTCGTCCTTAAATACTTTAGGCAAATATTTTTTACCTTTCAGATGTTTTATGTATGCTTCCTTTGCCGCCTTCTTATCTAATTTGAACGGGATTACGCAATCTGGTTTCAAATCCCCTGCGAAATTTCCTTTCATGACAATTTTATTATCACAGAATGGGCAAGTTGTTGCTCCTGTTGTTTTATCAGCAATTATCTCACCACCACAAGACTCACATACATAGACTGCCATGTTATCTGTCTCTCCATCCTGCCACTGATTATTTCCTCCCGATGACCACTGTGCATTTTCACTCTGCTCTACATTGTCAGTATTATCTTCATCCTTTTTCTGCATTGCTTCAAACTCTTCCACCGTCATTGTCGTATCACAATACGGACAATTCATTTTTTGAAGGGTACTGTCAAATTCCATTGCGCCTCCACATGCCGGACATTTATATTCTACAATACCTGACATCTAACCTCATCTCCTCTCTTATTTCTTTATCTTTTAAAATGTTTTTCTTCACTGCTATCCTGCTTTACTTCCTTCTCCTTCCCTTTTGTTATAGCATCTCTGTTATAATTATTATCACACCAACAAAGTTTTCTGACACTAGCACTTATGATAGGTATTTTCCAAAAAAAATAAAGCAATGCAGAAAATCTGCAATGCTCTCATTATTTCAAAGTTGTAACTAGCAATTTACTTTCCAATGCCGCTGCAATCAAATCTTCTTTACAGGAATATCCTGCTTTTGAGATCATTTCCTGAAAGTTCCATCTTACCCCTGCCGTAGAACACCCCATCTTTTTCGCAATTTCCGAATATGACATACCTTTTATGTACAAACGCAGCATCTCTAACTGTCTTGGACTGATTTCATCACTCTGGATGCAATTTAACTGCACATCCGGAGAGATATCCGGAAACACTCTTTGTCCTTCTAATGTTCGTCGGATAACATCAAGAATTTCCTCGTCCCCATGATCTTTATACCAGAGACTGTCTGCACTCCCCGACTTTGCTCTTGCCAAAACTTCTGGGTCAATAAGTGAGGTAACGATCAATACTTTGATTTTCGGATGTGCTTCTTTAATTTCTTTACCGGCTTTAAGTCCATCATGGTTATGAAATGTCTGTACATCCATCAACACAAGATCTACTCTTGTTTTACTGCATATTTTTATTGCCTCATATGCATCTGCAATCGTCTGTACATGCTGAAATTCTTCTTTATTGTTCTCTATAAGATATTCAAAATATTTCTGCATGATTTTCTGATCTTCTACTATTAATACACGTATCATCTTTGCTTACCTCCTCTTCCCAGTCTATGTCTTATTCTTCTGTTTCCGAAAACGGTAGTTTTAAAACCAACAAAAACTCCGGCTCAAATTTTGTTGTCATTTCTCCTCCGTCTCTCTCAACAACTTCTCGCAAAGCAGAAAGACCACCGCCTTCTCTGCTTCCTTCTTTCGGTCTTTCTCCGTCATTTGTAATGCAAACCTTCCACCCTTCATGGGTTTTATGACTTTGTACATACACTCTTCTTCCATGTGCATGCCGTATACAATTTGTAACACATTCACGAATTGCTTTATCCGTTATCAATGCGACTTGATGTTCATCGCAAAGCTCACCTTCAATCTCCACAGAAACCCCTAGTTTTTCCGCATGTTTTATTGATTCCTCATACTGTTTCTCTGTATCATCCTGCGTAATCCCGGACAATATATATACTGATTGTTTTAAGATTTCCAACTGATTTTTCATATAATCAGGTTCTTTATTACCTTCCAGCATACGTCGAATTGTAAGAAGACAACACCCCAAACTGTCATGCACCTGCATTTTCATTTTAAGAGTCTCCTGTTCACGAATACTTTCATCAATTTGCTCATACATTTTTTTCAATTTTTGATTTAATAATTCCAGCTTTTCATTCTTCATCCGAATTTTTTCACTGTTAAAATATATTTCGGTAATATCAAATGCCACTGTCTGAAGATACCCCTCAACTTCTTCCGCTAACATGTAGTTTTGAAACATCCACACTGTGCCATTTGGTAAATAAAGCACACCTTTTTCCGGACTGAGTCTGGTCACTCCTTGAACTGATTTATTTCCATCTAATACCTGCTTCAAATCTTCATAGTTCTGCAGTGGTGCCCCAGTCAGCATCCTGCTTAATTCTCTCATTTTTTTATTAGATAATACGACATGTCCACAGGAATCTGAAACACAGACCCCGCATGGAACATCATCCATTGTCTCTTTAACCGACCAGGCTGAAATATTTTTCCGACATGCGAGTATTTCATTTCTGACCAGCAGACACAGGTAGATAATCAACAAAGACATTCCTGTTAAAAATATCCATATTGGGATTTTCAACAAAAACGAAGGATGATTATTTTCACCAAGCTGATATCTATGGTCATTTAAGAAAAAACACATCAGCACAAAGGACATCAAAAACAGAATTCCTATTCTCATTATTTTTTTTAATCCAGCCGAACGTGTTAATCTTGAGAAAAAAATCCACAGCTCCAAAACCAGACCTATTTCCATCAAAACCATCAATATATTATGTAGTTTTACACTATATGTCACATAACTATACATCCTGTTTTCTCCTATTATTTGCTCAGACTTTCACTGCTGCAAACCATTCATTCTCTGCTTCCTGCTCAATATAAAGCCCTGGATTCTTTTTCAACAATACTGATAAATCGCTCGGTCCTTTCACTGTCACCGCGATTTTAAGCTGTCCGTCAATCTCCGCAATACGTAGAAAAACGGATTGAAGTTCATCTATTAATTCTTCTATCACCCATTCAAAAAAATCATAACATTTTAAAATACTGTCATCCCCAAGCGATTTTATCGTTGGATCAATATAAAAGGTTCCTTTGATATCGCAAAGCTTTAAACTATCACACGACTCTGTCAGACTTCTTTTTAAATCTTCCGCCGTTAACTTTGCCTGTTTTTCTTTCTGCGACAAAATCAAATTCTTTCGACGCTTCATATATGTTCCGACTACCACAATTTTTCTGAGAAGCTTATCATAAATCTCTTCTGAATCTGTCTTCTGAAGCTCATCCAGATAATAATCTAATAAATAAATCTGATGCTTTGTCTGATTCTGTATTAAATTAAATAAACGATTCTTCTCTTCAATTGCTTTTTTCTTCGCTTTCTTTTCATATGCAATCTGTAATAACCGGTTTCTTTCAGTCAATTCCACTTGGAGCTCTTCTAATTCTTTATACTGATCCAATACCGGTGATATATCTTCCGCCCAAAATGCATGACCTCCCCGCAAAGAAATATGCTTAATCTGAATGCCGTGTTCCAGCATCAATGGTGCATATTTTGCGTCATGTCTCATCTGATCTGTAATATTAGGAAATTCTCCTGAACGATACCATACCTTCCATCTGTCATCTGTAATCTCTGCTGAAATTCCTCCTGCCGCCTGAAATAATTCCGTATACCTGATATTTGTCTCAATTAATCCGCAGTAAATACAGCTTTGATAAATTGCTGACATCAACAGGCAGCAAACCACTGTCATGTCACCGAAATAATTCCTTATAACAGATATTCCAATAACATTACCAAAACTCCAGATAAGAAGCAAAGCTTCTGGAAAAAACGGAAGCCAGATTCTTCTTTTATTTGGAATTTTACTTTTTTTAATCAAAATCACTTCCATTGCAATCAGACAGGAAATTACCCAAATTTGGACAGCAAAGAAAACCGGGCCCTGCTGATACTTTGCATCTGAGAATGGCTTTTCGCCTGCAAAAGAAAATACAAGCTGATGAAAATCATTTGTAATAACTAAAAGAGCTAATAAAATTGCTGTAAGCACAAGAGCTAATGTGCGCACCCTTGTATTCTTCTCCTCCTCTTCTCCCATCAATATTGCTGCATTGAGTCCTAGCGTCGGAATCATCGTACATGGAATATAATACAAATACCAACACATTCTCCTACTAAATACTTCCATTAAAATATGATATTTTATACTTCGCAAAAAAATCCAAAAAACCATCAGGCAGGCAATCTCAACAAGACATCTTCTGATTTTGTAATTTACTACCCTCTTTTGCAAATAAATCCCCCATGCTATATATATACCCAGATACAGACAGGTACAGCTCTGATCTAATATTATATTTTCGATATCCGATGTCTTTTTCACATAGCGGCAAAACAATGCTGCCACCACACATACGAAAACCGCTATGTAGGATACTCTTCTCTTTTTTGAATATGACATTCTATCACTTTCCCCAAATATATCACATTTCCAACTAATTTTTATAATGAACCTTATTTTTTCAGTTTTTTACTTTTTTCATAATCTTTTAGTTCATCTATCGCTTCATCTGCCAGTAAATATAAGAATACTACATTGAATATTGTCATTAACCCAATTCCGACATCCCCAAGATCCCATACAAATGTATATGCTGCAATACCTCCGATGAACAACATGATAAGTGCGAGTACTTTATAGGCTGTCTGCCAGCACCATTTGTCTCCAAATAAATAGGCGACATTACTGCGGGCATAAAATAAAATTCCAAGAAATGTTGAAAAGCTAAATAAAAATAATGTAACTGCGATAAATATAACACCGAATCTTCCCAGGTGATATCCCATTGCTGTCTGTAGCAATTCCATACCGGTCAAGCCTTCTGTCAATTCCTGTGGAGCCAGAAGCATAATCATTGCTGTACATGTACAAATGATAATGGTATCCACAAATACACCAAGTGCCTGAACTAATCCTGCCTGTGCCGGTCTGTGACAATCTGCTGCTGCAGCTGCACATGGAGCTGAACCGGAACCGGCTTCATTTGAGAACAATCCTCTTTTCACACCGTTCATAATAACTGCACCGAGCCCTCCTGCTGCTGCCTGACGAAGTCCAAATGCTTCTTCAAATATTCTTGCAAATACTGCCGGAACATGTCCTATATTTGTTATGATAATAAATAATGTGATTGCAAAATAGCATACCGCCATAACCGGGACCATAAAATCCAATACCTTAACCGTAGCATTTTTTCGTAATACAATTACTGCTGCTACCGCAACAAGAATAATTGTTGTATATAACGGCGGAATATCAAATGCATTCTGGAACGAAGAAGCTACTGAATTACTGATTACCTGACTGATTCCACACCAGCAGACCAGACCTGAAATAGCAAACAATACTGCCCAGATTACTTTTTTATGTTTCTTCCCTGTTTTTGCTTCTACACAATCATGGATATAATATGCCGGTCCTCCACGAAATCCGCCATACAATGGATCTTTCTGCTTATGAAGCTGTGCCAGCGTTGCCTCTGCAAATGCTGTACACGAACCGATCAAAGCCATAAGCCACATCCAGAAGACGGATCCGGCTCCTCCGACCGATATTGCCGCTACAACACCGACAAGATTTCCCATTCCTACTCTGGTTGCTGTAGATACCAGCAATGTCTGAAATGTCGATAAACTTGATTTTTCTTCTTTTTTCTCTACAAGAGCTCTCACCATATCCGGCATCAGTCGGATTGATAAAAATTTTGTGCGGATTGTAAAGTAAATTCCTGTTGGAATCAACAATATAATAAGTAATGAAATTCCAATACTGCTTCCTCCGGGCAATGGAATGTGAAGCAAATCTCCCCACAAAAAACTATAGATTTTTTCAATTAAAGCAACTATCATTTTATTCTCCTCTGCTATGTTTTGCCAATTATTTTGACATTCATACCTTTCTTCACCGTTTCCCCTACGGATTCTTATTCATTATACCAACTTAACACATTAAACCGGTAAAATCAATCCATCCTTTTATTGATTTTTCTTATATTTTCTGATATTATATTTTTTGTATGTTTCGCTGGTGAATTTTTACAAATCACAGCGATTTTTTATTTTTTTAACTTTGCTTAGCAGAATTTTGTTTCTATTTAGGAAGAGAGGATTTTTTATGTTACATACTATTGAAACTGTCAACTCTGCCGTAAACAACTTTATCTGGGGTGTTCCGGCTATGATCTGCATTATCGGTGTGGGTCTTTATCTAAGTATCCGAACCCGCTTTTTGCAGATTCGCAAATTTCCATATGCCATTAAAACAACAATTGGTCGTATTTTCCGGAAAAGAGATGCCAGTGATGGTGCGATCACGCCATTCCAGGCTGTCTGTACCGCACTTGCCGCCACTGTCGGAACCGGTAATATTGCCGGTGTCGCAGGAGCTATTGCAATCGGAGGTCCCGGAGCAGTCTTCTGGATGTGGATTTCTGCGATTCTCGGAATGTGTACAAAATTCACCGAAGTAACACTGGCGGTCCATTTCCGCGAAACAAATGAAAACGGAGAACTTGTCGGCGGTCCTATGTACTATATCAAAAATGGTCTTGGCAAAAACTGGCAGTGGCTTGCCGTTTTGTTTTCAGCATTTGGAGTCCTTACCGTATTTGGAACCGGTAATGCGACGCAGGTCAACACAATTACGACTGCCATCGATTCTGCTCTGCTGAATTATCACATCATTTCACAGGATATGATTTCACAGGCAAACCTCATTCAGGGTATCATTCTTACACTTTTAGTCGGAATGGTTCTTCTCGGCGGTGTAAAACGAATTGGAAAAGTAACCGAAAAACTTGTGCCATTTATGGCATTATTCTATATTCTCCTCGCCCTCGGCGTTATTTTCCTGAATATAGAAAATGTCCCTGCTGTATTTGCTTCCATCTTTGAGGGGGCATTTAACCCACGCTCCGTAACAGGAGGAATCGTTGGAAGTGCATTTATGACATTGAAAAAAGGGGTTTCCCGCGGAATCTTCTCAAACGAAGCCGGACTTGGTACAGGTTCCATCGCACACGCTTGTGCAGACACTCAGAAACCTGTCAAACAAGGTTTCTTCGGAGTATTTGAAGTATTTACCGACACCATTGTCATTTGCACACTGACAGCACTTGTAATCCTTTGCAGCGGCGTACCGATTGCATATGGCGAGGCTGCCGGAGCAGAGCTTACAATCCTTGGTTTCACGTCCACATACGGAAACTGGGTATCTATATTTACGGCTGTTTCCATGTGCTGTTTTGCATTTTCTACAATTATCGGATGGGGATTATATGGAGCTCGCTGCATTGAATTTATTTTCTCTGCAAAGGTCATCAAACCTTTTATGATCGTATATTCTCTTGTTGCAATGATTGGTGCTACTATGGATCTTGGACTTGTATGGAATATCGCAGATACCTTCAATGGTCTGATGGCAATTCCAAACTTAATCGCACTGTTCTTGTTATCCGGAACGGTCTTCAAGCTTGTAAATGAATATAAAGAATTTGACTAAACATCACGAAAAGCCCTGTTAACATCCGTTAACGAGGGCTTTTCTCTTGTATTTTTTTACTTTTTCGAATCACATTTACAATCGTTCCAACTAAAAAGATTGCCAGGGCGATCATCCCTGCAATTTCCAATGTCTGCGCAAAGTAAAATGCACATTTTGCCTGATTTCCTGCCACCAGATAATAAACGATCCGATACATTCCCGCTCCCGGTACTGTCGGAAGTATTCCCGGAATAAGAAATATTGTAACCGGTGCGCGAAATCCTTTCGCAAAAATATGTGACAATATTGTAATTGCTAATGCGGAAAAAAATGCTGCAAGTACTGCATCTGTCTTGACAATATTAAGACAGAACAAATAAACAGTTCCTCCCACCGCTCCGATCACACCGGCTAAAGGAAGATATTTTTTCGGACATTCAATAATGATTGCGAAGCATACAATTGCAATAAATGATCCAATTGCACCACCTAAAAGTCTCATCACAGAACAACACCTCCTGTCCCCATAATTCCGGTTGCCGCCATTGCCAGTGCAACTCCTAATGCCACAGATACCGCACACAGAAATGCTTCCAGAATCCTTGCACAACCTGACAAATAGTCCCCCTGAAGGGTGTCACGTATTGCAGTTGTGATCGCAACTCCCGGAACAAGTGGCATAATACCACTGATGATTACCGTATCCATATTCATAGCCGGAAACTGCCTCTTCAAAAAAATAGCCATCAGTGCCAATCCAAAAGATGACAAAACATCTTGTATAAACCCTTGTATCTTTAATTTCTTTCCTATTGTCACAATTAGTGCAAGCACTGCCCCTGCCGCGGACGCACCGGCCACCTCCAGCCATCCTCCGTTAAATAATGGAGCAAATCCTCCGCAGATACAGACTGTCGCAATATTATATATAGCTCTTCGATACTGTTTTGTTTCAATCTGTTGCAATTCCTTGTAAGCTTCTTCCAGTGAGATTTTTCCCTCACAAAATCGTCTGGAAATATCATTTGCGATAGCGATCCGATTCAAATTATTTCCTCTGGATTCCACTCTCCGAATTACTGTGATCGTTTCCATATCCGGATTATCTATCGTTGCCACAATTCCAGTCATCAACACGATCGTATCTACATTTTCCACATGAGCCATATTCAGGATATGGCGGATCGTATCCTCTACACGATACGCTTCCGCTCCACTTTTCAACATAATCTCCCCTGCAAGAATTGCTGTATTCATCAACAACTTATAATCCATTTTCGTTCCTCATCTTATATTTTACGGAGTGAATGTCCCACACTCACTCCGTCTTTTACTTTCTTATTCTGTTCTGTCCTTCTCCACAGACGTTGCACAGTATATTACCCATGCAAGAAATACAATTGCAAATATCATCCAGCCAACAAAAATTCCTGTTCCCATATCTTTAAATTTATCATAATACCCCTTCAGATAAATAACAATGATAATTGCCGGAATTCCGTAGTTTACATAACCACGAAGTGTTTTTGGAAACTTCATACCACTTCCTGTATTAACCTCTTTAATAAATGCATCCCATCCCCAGCCGTTCTTTCTTGTACAGAATAATACATAGCCAAGACTTCCCAGTGGAAGCAGATTATTAGATACAATAAAATCTTCCAGGTCCATGATTGTGCTTCCCTCACCAAGAAGCTGCACACCTGACCAGACATTAAATCCAAGCACACATGGAATACTTAAAATGATAATCAACGCTGCACATACAAGCACGCTCTTCTTTCTTCTCCAGCCAAGCAGTTCCATATTGAACATAACCAGATTTTCAAACACAGCAATGATTGTTGACAATGCTGCAAATGTCAGGAATAAGAAGAATAAGAATGCCCAGATTCTTCCGCCACTCATCTGTGCAAAAATATTTGGCAATGTTATAAAGATAAGACTCGGACCTGCTCCCGGCTCGATTCCGTATGCAAAACATGCCGGAATGATAATAAATCCTGCTGTCAGGGCAACAAATGTATCAAGAAACATAATATTTACTGCCTCGCCGGTCAGACTTCTGGACTGATCTAGATAGCTTCCAAAAATCAACATCGCACCAATACCGATCGACAATGTGAAAAACGCCTGGCTCAATGCTGCAAATACCACATTACCGATTCCACTTTCCACCATCTTATGGAAATCAGGGATTAAATAAAAACGGATTCCCTCTCCGGCACCTGCCATTGTCACAGAACGAATGGCAAGAACTACCATAATCAGAATCAACGCCGTCATCATCACTTTTGTAACACGCTCAATACCATTATTTAACCCAAACATACATACTGCAAAGCCAATCACACAAATCAGAATTGTCCAAAACAACATCGTCGGTACATCTGTAAGCATCTGAGAAAATTGTGTTGAAATATTATCAGAAGATGCATTCACAAAACTGCCTCGAATCCCCTTGTAACAATAATACATCAACCATCCACCAACAGTTGTATAGAACATCATCAACATATAACATCCGATGATTCCAATAAATTTTAATGGGGTCCATTTCCCATTTTTCGACTGTAGTTCATCAAAACTAAGTGCAACACTCTTTCGACTGCCTCTTCCGACCGCAAATTCACATACCAGTACCGGAATTCCCAAAATAATTAAAAACAACAAATATATTAAAATAAATGCCGCCCCTCCATATGCACCGCAAATGTAAGGGAATTTCCAGACATTACCGATTCCGATAGCACATCCGGCAGACACCAGAATAAATCCCAATCGGGAACCAAATGACTCTCTTTTCATATATACCTCCAAAAACTCTCAAATGTTTTCATGCTTTACCAGTTTAACACAAAAACAGCAGAAATTTCAATGCTATGCTGTTTTTATACCGCATATCTTTGAAATCTCTGCTGTTTTTTAATTCAATTCTT
This Ruminococcus hominis DNA region includes the following protein-coding sequences:
- a CDS encoding threonine/serine exporter family protein — translated: MRLLGGAIGSFIAIVCFAIIIECPKKYLPLAGVIGAVGGTVYLFCLNIVKTDAVLAAFFSALAITILSHIFAKGFRAPVTIFLIPGILPTVPGAGMYRIVYYLVAGNQAKCAFYFAQTLEIAGMIALAIFLVGTIVNVIRKSKKIQEKSPR
- a CDS encoding threonine/serine exporter family protein, with amino-acid sequence MDYKLLMNTAILAGEIMLKSGAEAYRVEDTIRHILNMAHVENVDTIVLMTGIVATIDNPDMETITVIRRVESRGNNLNRIAIANDISRRFCEGKISLEEAYKELQQIETKQYRRAIYNIATVCICGGFAPLFNGGWLEVAGASAAGAVLALIVTIGKKLKIQGFIQDVLSSFGLALMAIFLKRQFPAMNMDTVIISGIMPLVPGVAITTAIRDTLQGDYLSGCARILEAFLCAVSVALGVALAMAATGIMGTGGVVL
- a CDS encoding sodium-dependent transporter, whose protein sequence is MKRESFGSRLGFILVSAGCAIGIGNVWKFPYICGAYGGAAFILIYLLFLIILGIPVLVCEFAVGRGSRKSVALSFDELQSKNGKWTPLKFIGIIGCYMLMMFYTTVGGWLMYYCYKGIRGSFVNASSDNISTQFSQMLTDVPTMLFWTILICVIGFAVCMFGLNNGIERVTKVMMTALILIMVVLAIRSVTMAGAGEGIRFYLIPDFHKMVESGIGNVVFAALSQAFFTLSIGIGAMLIFGSYLDQSRSLTGEAVNIMFLDTFVALTAGFIIIPACFAYGIEPGAGPSLIFITLPNIFAQMSGGRIWAFLFFLFLTFAALSTIIAVFENLVMFNMELLGWRRKKSVLVCAALIIILSIPCVLGFNVWSGVQLLGEGSTIMDLEDFIVSNNLLPLGSLGYVLFCTRKNGWGWDAFIKEVNTGSGMKFPKTLRGYVNYGIPAIIIVIYLKGYYDKFKDMGTGIFVGWMIFAIVFLAWVIYCATSVEKDRTE